A single genomic interval of Salinigranum halophilum harbors:
- a CDS encoding ferredoxin, with product MHIEYDRDTCIGMFQCVDEWEAFEKNLDDGKADLVDAEEEDGVFVREVPEDAKFDAEYAARVCPVDAIKLFDDDGERIV from the coding sequence ATGCACATCGAGTACGACCGCGACACCTGCATCGGGATGTTCCAGTGCGTCGACGAGTGGGAGGCGTTCGAGAAGAACCTCGACGACGGCAAGGCCGACCTCGTCGACGCCGAGGAGGAAGACGGCGTCTTCGTCCGCGAGGTGCCCGAGGACGCGAAGTTCGACGCCGAGTACGCCGCGCGCGTCTGTCCGGTCGACGCCATCAAGCTGTTCGACGACGACGGCGAGCGGATCGTCTGA
- a CDS encoding bacteriorhodopsin, with protein MAQPGAGLESIALWIGTIGMTLGTLYFVGQGWSVRDPDQQEYYIITIFIAAIAAAAYFAMATGYGLIEVSVQGLGTLDIYWARYADWLFTTPLLLLDLALLAGADRNTIYTLIGLDVFMIGTGLVGALATEGQLFRIIWWAISTGALLVLLYVLLGSLSEQASKQSGEVGALFSRLRNLILVLWSAYPVVWILGTEGGFAIIPLGIETAAFMVLDLSAKVGFGIILLQSRDVLSAASGTGASATAD; from the coding sequence ATGGCACAACCAGGCGCAGGCCTCGAATCGATAGCGCTGTGGATCGGCACGATCGGGATGACACTCGGCACCCTGTACTTCGTCGGACAGGGATGGTCCGTACGTGACCCCGACCAGCAAGAGTACTACATCATCACCATCTTCATCGCCGCTATCGCGGCGGCGGCGTACTTCGCAATGGCCACGGGGTACGGCCTCATCGAGGTGTCAGTGCAGGGGCTCGGGACGCTCGACATCTACTGGGCCCGCTACGCGGACTGGCTGTTCACGACACCACTGTTATTGCTGGACCTCGCACTGTTGGCAGGAGCCGATCGGAACACGATCTACACCCTCATCGGGCTGGACGTGTTCATGATCGGCACGGGTCTCGTGGGCGCACTGGCAACCGAGGGACAGCTGTTCCGCATCATCTGGTGGGCGATCAGCACGGGCGCACTCCTCGTGCTCCTGTACGTCCTGCTCGGCTCGCTGTCGGAGCAAGCCAGCAAGCAGTCCGGCGAGGTCGGTGCCCTGTTCAGTCGGCTCAGGAACCTGATCCTCGTCCTCTGGTCGGCGTATCCGGTGGTCTGGATTCTCGGAACCGAGGGCGGCTTCGCCATCATCCCGCTGGGAATCGAGACGGCAGCGTTCATGGTCCTCGACCTGTCGGCGAAGGTCGGCTTCGGGATCATCCTGCTGCAGAGCCGCGACGTCCTCAGCGCGGCGAGTGGGACGGGCGCTTCGGCGACAGCGGACTGA
- a CDS encoding lycopene cyclase domain-containing protein, with the protein MRLTYLGFHLVFILPPLALLLRAAPSLPPTRRRVALTGLGAITFLALVYTTPWDNYLIDQGVWWYGEGTVVAYLGSAPVEEYLFFVLQPVLSGLFLYTMGFSPAFEQRDTRLRPRLTGGVGFLALSALGGVLLTTTSGYYLGAILLWACPLLALQWAVGGGYLVRMRREWPVAVAIPTLYLWFADRVAIGLGVWTISGTQTLGVDILGLPLEEAVFFLVTNLLVVQGLVLFEWVMHRWGRLTLDADRMDTGAVTETERDPVTPRVSSPNSNPDPTAREHPSTDRGR; encoded by the coding sequence ATGAGGCTCACCTACCTCGGGTTCCATCTCGTGTTCATCCTCCCACCGCTCGCGTTACTCCTCCGAGCCGCACCGTCGCTCCCGCCGACGCGACGCCGCGTGGCGCTCACCGGCCTCGGTGCCATCACGTTCCTCGCGCTCGTCTACACCACTCCGTGGGACAACTACCTCATCGACCAGGGCGTCTGGTGGTACGGCGAGGGGACCGTCGTCGCCTACCTCGGCTCCGCTCCCGTCGAAGAGTACCTCTTCTTCGTCCTCCAGCCGGTCCTCTCGGGACTGTTCCTCTACACGATGGGCTTCTCGCCCGCGTTCGAGCAGCGCGACACCAGGCTTCGCCCCCGTCTCACTGGCGGCGTCGGCTTTCTCGCCCTGAGCGCCCTCGGCGGCGTCCTCCTCACCACGACGTCGGGCTACTACCTCGGTGCGATTTTGTTGTGGGCCTGTCCCCTCCTGGCGCTCCAGTGGGCCGTCGGCGGCGGCTACCTCGTCCGCATGCGTCGTGAGTGGCCCGTCGCCGTGGCCATCCCGACGCTGTACCTGTGGTTCGCCGACCGGGTGGCCATCGGCCTCGGCGTGTGGACCATCTCGGGGACCCAGACGCTCGGCGTCGACATCCTCGGCCTCCCGCTCGAGGAGGCCGTCTTCTTCCTCGTGACGAACCTCCTCGTCGTCCAGGGCCTGGTGCTCTTCGAGTGGGTGATGCACCGCTGGGGTCGACTCACCCTCGATGCCGACCGGATGGACACCGGAGCCGTCACCGAGACGGAGCGAGACCCCGTCACGCCCCGCGTCTCGTCTCCGAACTCGAATCCGGACCCGACCGCGCGGGAGCATCCCTCCACGGACCGGGGACGATGA
- a CDS encoding Brp/Blh family beta-carotene 15,15'-dioxygenase, with the protein MSLSSSARAAVSEPLPSVVRRTLSTAAVRPSWLALGVAVLLAPFVESLPDVLVYLPFALSALVFGLPHGAVDHLAPARTVDGSERRSMLVVGLLYLLCGGAYLAWWFVAPVSAAVFFIALTGFHWGQGDVYALLALLNVEHLPTRAERALSLVVRGGLPMLAPLAFHPAAYRRVVAAFVALFDGSPAALTPFFTPTARLVAGGGLFALTVLALAVGAWRVRRGAAARPWLVDAAELTLLWVFFAVLPPVLAVGLYFTLWHALRHIARLLAVDPDAQHALTTGDAVGALRRFARDAAPLTAVSLLLFAGLALAVPSSPTGLADSDALLALYLVGIAALTLPHVVVVTWMDRVQGVW; encoded by the coding sequence ATGAGCCTGTCGTCGTCCGCGCGCGCCGCCGTCTCCGAGCCACTTCCGTCCGTCGTCCGACGAACGCTGTCGACGGCGGCGGTCCGTCCCTCGTGGCTCGCGCTCGGCGTGGCCGTCCTCCTCGCCCCGTTCGTCGAGTCACTCCCGGACGTCCTCGTGTACCTCCCCTTCGCCCTGAGCGCCCTCGTCTTCGGCCTCCCTCACGGTGCCGTCGACCACCTCGCGCCCGCCCGCACCGTCGACGGGAGCGAGAGACGGTCGATGCTCGTCGTCGGCCTGCTGTACCTCCTCTGTGGGGGCGCGTATCTCGCGTGGTGGTTCGTCGCGCCCGTCTCCGCGGCCGTCTTCTTCATCGCGCTCACGGGGTTCCACTGGGGGCAGGGCGACGTGTACGCGCTCCTCGCACTCCTCAACGTCGAACACCTGCCCACCCGCGCCGAGCGCGCGCTCTCGCTCGTCGTTCGCGGCGGCCTCCCGATGCTCGCGCCGCTCGCGTTTCACCCCGCCGCGTACCGCCGCGTCGTCGCCGCGTTCGTCGCTCTCTTCGACGGGTCACCGGCGGCGCTCACCCCCTTCTTCACCCCCACGGCCCGCCTCGTCGCCGGCGGCGGTCTCTTCGCGCTCACCGTGCTCGCGCTCGCAGTCGGTGCCTGGCGCGTCCGCCGGGGCGCTGCCGCCCGTCCCTGGCTCGTCGACGCCGCCGAACTCACCCTCCTCTGGGTCTTCTTCGCCGTCCTTCCGCCCGTCCTCGCGGTCGGGCTCTACTTCACCCTCTGGCACGCCCTCCGCCACATCGCTCGCCTGCTCGCCGTCGATCCCGACGCACAGCACGCGCTCACGACCGGCGATGCCGTCGGGGCGCTTCGTCGCTTCGCCCGCGACGCCGCTCCCCTGACGGCTGTCTCGCTCCTGCTCTTCGCCGGCCTGGCGCTCGCGGTTCCCTCGTCGCCGACGGGACTGGCCGACAGCGACGCGTTGCTCGCGCTGTACCTCGTCGGTATCGCGGCGCTCACGCTCCCGCACGTCGTCGTCGTCACCTGGATGGACCGCGTCCAGGGCGTCTGGTGA